The Exiguobacterium aurantiacum DSM 6208 genome includes a window with the following:
- the secA gene encoding preprotein translocase subunit SecA: MANFLKDLFAPQKRILKKAEKAADLVESFAEPIKALSDEQLQAKSEEFRGRLAKGETLDDILPEAFAVCREASERVLGMRHYRVQLIGGYVLHNGDIAEMKTGEGKTLVATLPVYLNALTGRGVHVVTVNEYLAKRDKELMEPLYFALGLSVGLNVSNMGREEKQAAYNCDITYSTNNELGFDYLRDNMVLYKEDRVQRELYFTIVDEVDSILVDEARTPLIISGSAQKSTELYTRADAFVRTLKVEDDYTVDVKTKSVLLTDKGVDLAEKFFGIDNLFAIEHVSVNHHVGLALRANAVMHHDVDYMIRDGQVMIIDQFTGRVMDGRRYSEGLHQAIEAKEGVEIQRESMTLATITYQNYFRMYEKLAGMTGTAKTEEEEFRNIYNMQVVTIPTNKPILRDDSSDLIFKSMEGKFKAVVEEITAAHATGQPVLVGTVAVETSEYLSKLLSKKKIKHEVLNAKNHAREAEIIENAGQKGAVTIATNMAGRGTDIKLGEGVIELGGLYIVGTERHESRRIDNQLRGRAGRQGDPGKSQFYLSLEDELMRRFGTDSLQSMMERLGMDDTQPIESRMVSKAVESAQKRVEGNNYDARKQLLGYDNVMADQRKVMYKDRASILENESVSDIVRSMIRETVEAGVAQYTPLELVPEEWNIEELAHWSNQTLALETTVEGKDFFGKEREEITELLLERANAQYEAKRQLAPPERFNEFEKIIVLRAVDSHWMSHIDHMDQLRQGIHLRAYGQNDPLREYQAEGINMFDAMNVAISEEVTGFVLRAEVGDNLRREKVVEEEVAVSGKDDTPVKKKPVRRTEDQRLGRNDPCWCGSGKKFKNCHGKQQA; the protein is encoded by the coding sequence GCGTTGTCTGACGAACAGTTGCAGGCGAAGTCTGAAGAGTTCCGCGGTCGTCTCGCCAAAGGTGAGACGCTCGATGATATCCTCCCGGAAGCGTTCGCGGTCTGCCGCGAGGCGTCAGAGCGTGTACTCGGAATGCGGCACTACCGCGTCCAGCTCATCGGGGGCTACGTGCTCCATAACGGCGACATCGCCGAGATGAAGACAGGGGAAGGGAAGACGCTCGTCGCGACGCTCCCTGTCTATTTGAACGCACTTACGGGCCGCGGCGTCCACGTCGTCACGGTCAACGAATATTTGGCGAAGCGTGACAAAGAACTGATGGAACCGCTCTACTTCGCCCTCGGCCTCTCGGTCGGGCTGAACGTCTCGAACATGGGACGCGAGGAGAAGCAGGCGGCGTACAACTGTGACATCACGTACTCGACGAACAACGAGCTCGGTTTCGACTATTTGCGTGACAACATGGTCCTTTATAAGGAAGACCGTGTCCAGCGCGAGCTTTACTTCACGATCGTCGATGAAGTCGACTCGATTCTCGTCGATGAGGCGCGGACCCCGCTCATCATCTCGGGATCGGCACAAAAATCGACCGAGCTCTACACGCGCGCCGATGCGTTCGTCCGGACGCTCAAAGTCGAGGACGACTACACGGTCGACGTGAAGACGAAATCGGTGCTCTTGACGGATAAAGGGGTCGACCTCGCCGAGAAGTTCTTCGGCATCGACAACTTGTTCGCGATCGAGCACGTCTCGGTCAACCACCACGTCGGGCTCGCCCTTCGCGCGAACGCCGTCATGCATCACGACGTCGATTACATGATCCGTGACGGTCAAGTCATGATCATCGACCAGTTCACGGGCCGTGTCATGGACGGGCGTCGCTACTCGGAAGGCCTGCACCAGGCGATCGAGGCGAAAGAAGGCGTCGAGATCCAGCGCGAGTCGATGACGCTCGCGACGATCACGTACCAGAACTACTTCCGCATGTATGAGAAGCTCGCTGGGATGACCGGTACGGCGAAGACGGAGGAAGAAGAGTTCCGTAACATCTACAACATGCAAGTCGTGACGATCCCGACGAACAAACCGATCCTGCGGGACGATAGCTCCGACCTCATCTTCAAATCGATGGAAGGCAAGTTCAAGGCCGTCGTCGAAGAGATCACGGCAGCGCACGCGACAGGCCAACCGGTGCTCGTCGGGACGGTCGCGGTCGAGACGTCTGAGTACTTGAGCAAGCTCTTGTCGAAGAAGAAGATCAAGCATGAAGTATTGAACGCGAAGAACCACGCCCGTGAGGCCGAGATCATCGAGAACGCCGGTCAAAAAGGCGCGGTCACGATCGCAACGAACATGGCCGGACGCGGAACCGACATCAAGCTCGGCGAAGGCGTCATCGAGCTCGGCGGTCTGTACATCGTCGGCACCGAGCGCCACGAGTCGCGCCGGATCGATAACCAGCTCCGTGGACGGGCCGGTCGTCAAGGGGACCCGGGTAAATCCCAGTTCTACTTGTCGCTCGAAGATGAGCTCATGCGCCGCTTCGGTACCGACAGCCTCCAGAGCATGATGGAGCGCCTCGGTATGGACGATACGCAACCGATCGAGAGCCGCATGGTGTCGAAAGCGGTCGAGTCGGCCCAAAAACGCGTCGAAGGCAACAACTATGACGCGCGGAAACAGTTGCTCGGCTACGACAACGTCATGGCCGACCAGCGGAAGGTCATGTACAAAGACCGGGCCAGCATCCTCGAGAACGAGTCGGTGTCTGACATCGTCCGCTCGATGATCCGTGAGACGGTCGAGGCCGGTGTGGCGCAATACACGCCGCTCGAACTCGTCCCTGAGGAATGGAACATCGAGGAGCTCGCGCACTGGTCGAACCAGACGCTCGCGCTCGAGACGACGGTCGAAGGGAAAGACTTCTTCGGTAAAGAACGTGAAGAGATCACGGAGCTCCTCTTGGAGCGCGCGAACGCCCAGTACGAGGCGAAGCGTCAACTCGCGCCGCCTGAGCGGTTCAACGAGTTCGAGAAGATTATCGTCCTCCGTGCCGTCGATTCGCACTGGATGTCGCACATCGACCATATGGACCAGCTCCGCCAAGGGATCCACTTGCGCGCTTACGGTCAGAACGACCCGCTCCGCGAGTACCAGGCGGAAGGGATCAACATGTTCGATGCGATGAACGTCGCCATCTCCGAGGAAGTGACCGGTTTCGTGCTCCGCGCCGAAGTCGGCGACAACCTCCGACGCGAGAAAGTCGTCGAG